One Corynebacterium efficiens YS-314 DNA segment encodes these proteins:
- a CDS encoding queuosine precursor transporter, which translates to MDYTLTVTGRMGFGWNRCPSRISATVTPRFKVVDVKNDNDTHTPGQGVAVAAATPTSGKAQFIPVQASLYPVLVALFTAIFLISNITASKGVEIGPLITDGAFFLFPAAYIIGDVLAECYGLKATRRAIMTGFLVTIIAVVSFYIAIWLPAASFWDGQESFEATLGLIPQIVLASLAGYVVGQLLNAYVLVAIKKRTGEKGLWARLLGSTVVGEFGDTLLFCAIAAPVIGIATAGDFINYVMVGFLWKTLIEVVLLPVTYAVIAWVKRREGYGTH; encoded by the coding sequence ATGGACTACACATTAACCGTGACAGGCCGGATGGGGTTCGGATGGAACCGGTGTCCATCCCGCATTTCAGCAACAGTTACCCCGCGGTTTAAGGTGGTGGACGTGAAAAATGACAACGATACACACACGCCTGGGCAGGGCGTGGCAGTTGCCGCAGCAACCCCCACGTCCGGTAAAGCCCAGTTCATCCCCGTGCAGGCCAGCCTGTACCCCGTTCTGGTCGCACTGTTCACCGCGATTTTCCTGATCTCCAACATCACCGCCTCCAAGGGCGTTGAAATCGGCCCGCTGATCACCGACGGCGCCTTCTTCCTCTTCCCCGCCGCGTACATCATCGGCGATGTCCTCGCTGAATGCTACGGACTCAAAGCCACCCGACGCGCCATCATGACCGGCTTCCTGGTCACCATCATCGCCGTCGTCTCCTTCTACATCGCCATCTGGCTGCCCGCCGCCAGCTTCTGGGACGGCCAGGAATCCTTCGAAGCCACCCTCGGCCTCATCCCGCAGATCGTGCTCGCATCCCTGGCAGGATATGTCGTCGGCCAGCTCCTCAACGCCTATGTCCTGGTCGCGATCAAGAAACGCACCGGTGAAAAAGGCCTCTGGGCGCGCCTGCTCGGATCCACCGTTGTCGGTGAATTCGGTGACACCCTGCTCTTCTGCGCCATCGCCGCCCCCGTCATCGGTATCGCGACAGCTGGCGACTTCATCAACTACGTCATGGTCGGTTTCCTCTGGAAGACTCTCA